A section of the Campylobacter porcelli genome encodes:
- the folE gene encoding GTP cyclohydrolase I FolE translates to MAEFEDCVKKMLQIIGEDPNRDGLINTPKRVAKAYEFITQGYNQSPLEILGDAMFESSNNEMVLIKDIEFYSICEHHLLPIIGRVHVAYIPNGKVVGLSKIPRMVNIYARRLQIQEQMTEQIAQALQEAINPKGVGVVVEARHMCMEMRGVEKINSVTTTSALRGSFIKNPETRKEFFDLINSPKSVKF, encoded by the coding sequence ATGGCTGAATTTGAAGATTGCGTCAAAAAAATGCTTCAAATCATAGGAGAAGACCCAAATAGAGATGGGCTTATAAACACTCCAAAAAGAGTAGCAAAAGCCTATGAATTCATTACTCAAGGCTATAATCAAAGCCCGCTTGAGATTTTAGGCGATGCTATGTTTGAAAGTAGCAATAATGAGATGGTGCTAATAAAAGATATCGAATTTTACAGCATTTGCGAGCACCACTTGCTACCTATAATTGGTAGAGTTCATGTAGCCTATATCCCAAATGGCAAGGTAGTAGGGCTAAGCAAAATTCCAAGAATGGTAAATATCTACGCTAGAAGACTTCAAATTCAAGAGCAGATGACAGAGCAGATCGCTCAAGCCTTACAAGAAGCCATAAATCCAAAAGGCGTAGGCGTCGTAGTAGAAGCAAGGCATATGTGTATGGAGATGAGAGGGGTAGAAAAGATCAATTCAGTTACTACCACTTCAGCACTTCGTGGCTCATTTATCAAAAATCCAGAGACGAGAAAAGAGTTTTTCGATCTCATAAATTCACCAAAATCGGTTAAATTTTGA
- a CDS encoding YifB family Mg chelatase-like AAA ATPase, which translates to MKSLKCACLGSKLHIIDIESTLLRALPGFEIVGLASVTIKEAVTRVKSALSALKDFSLPAMKIIINLSPSDVKKDGSYFDLAIALLVLLQKERFDSDYFVFGELGLDGRLRSSAELFSILLFLSTQVDCAKILLPKDIALKAAMIPNFEIYAVENLAQARDFFLNDEFRQSCKVKAAHPIFDNVIEISGRKFVPNLNYKLDFIDIKGQERAKRASVIAAAGMHNILFEGSPGCGKSMSAKRLPYIMPPQSLEEILLASAYESLNSNNSDFSTVRSFRSPHHTSTRSSIFGGGSGMARIGEVALANGGVLFFDEFPHFGKQILESLREPLEDYKINISRVNSKVSYDTKFLFVAAMNPCPCGNLFSKNSTCICSDKEIAKYQNTISGPILDRIDIYCAMGEISEFDEATLSSKQMSDMVLNAFKNQINRGQSELNGKLNDGDIAKFCILESQAKEVLNKAISSYNLSQRGINKTLKVARTIADLRNCDTISKADIMESLSYRMKR; encoded by the coding sequence ATGAAATCCTTAAAATGTGCTTGTTTAGGCTCTAAACTACATATAATTGATATAGAATCCACTCTCCTTAGGGCTTTGCCTGGATTTGAGATCGTTGGTCTTGCTAGTGTGACTATCAAAGAGGCGGTCACACGGGTCAAATCCGCACTTTCTGCTCTTAAAGACTTTAGTCTTCCAGCTATGAAAATCATCATAAATTTAAGTCCAAGCGATGTTAAAAAGGATGGCTCATATTTTGATTTAGCAATTGCTCTTTTGGTTTTATTACAAAAGGAGCGATTTGATAGTGATTATTTTGTCTTTGGTGAGCTTGGGCTTGATGGAAGGCTTAGAAGCTCAGCGGAGCTATTTTCGATACTATTATTTCTTAGCACTCAAGTGGATTGTGCTAAGATTTTACTCCCAAAAGATATAGCTCTAAAAGCTGCGATGATACCAAATTTTGAAATTTACGCAGTTGAAAATCTAGCTCAAGCTAGGGATTTTTTCTTAAATGATGAGTTTAGACAGAGTTGCAAGGTGAAAGCCGCTCATCCGATTTTTGATAATGTGATAGAGATTTCGGGGCGCAAATTTGTCCCAAATTTAAATTATAAGCTTGATTTTATCGATATTAAAGGTCAAGAAAGAGCCAAACGAGCTAGTGTTATCGCAGCAGCTGGAATGCATAATATTTTATTTGAAGGAAGCCCAGGGTGTGGCAAGAGTATGAGCGCAAAGCGTTTGCCATACATTATGCCGCCTCAGAGTTTAGAAGAGATATTACTAGCTAGTGCGTATGAATCTTTAAATTCAAATAATAGCGATTTTAGCACGGTTAGATCTTTTAGAAGTCCGCACCACACAAGCACTAGAAGCTCAATTTTTGGCGGCGGAAGCGGTATGGCAAGGATCGGAGAGGTAGCTTTAGCCAATGGTGGAGTGCTGTTTTTTGATGAGTTTCCACACTTTGGCAAACAAATTTTAGAAAGCCTTAGAGAGCCTTTGGAGGATTATAAAATCAATATTTCAAGGGTAAATTCTAAAGTTAGCTATGATACTAAATTTCTATTTGTAGCAGCTATGAATCCATGCCCTTGTGGCAATTTATTTAGTAAAAATAGCACTTGTATTTGTAGCGATAAAGAGATTGCCAAATACCAAAATACCATATCTGGGCCTATTTTAGATCGTATTGATATATATTGTGCGATGGGTGAGATTAGCGAATTTGATGAGGCTACTTTAAGCTCAAAGCAAATGAGCGATATGGTGCTAAATGCCTTTAAAAATCAGATTAACAGAGGTCAAAGCGAACTAAATGGCAAATTAAACGATGGTGATATAGCTAAATTTTGCATTTTAGAAAGCCAAGCAAAAGAGGTTTTAAACAAGGCAATTTCTAGCTATAATCTTAGCCAAAGAGGGATAAATAAAACCCTAAAAGTCGCTAGGACAATTGCTGATTTACGCAACTGTGATACCATATCAAAAGCTGATATAATGGAGAGTTTGAGCTATAGGATGAAAAGATGA
- the cbiM gene encoding cobalt transporter CbiM: protein MHISEGVLKPEIIIPSSVVAGVLVVYLLYRLNYKDIPKIACMSAIFFIASFIHVPLGPTSIHLILGGLVGAFLGVNALLAIFAGLLLQALFFGYGGISVLGVNLLMLALPSILGRYFVKLSLKECKYQKIYQPICWFLVGFISLLGSALILSGVLVLNGKEFYAIASVALASNLVLMMVEGIISLFAIGFIYKVNRGLLN, encoded by the coding sequence ATGCATATTAGCGAAGGCGTTTTAAAGCCTGAAATCATAATCCCATCTAGCGTTGTAGCTGGGGTTTTGGTGGTATATCTTTTGTATAGATTAAACTACAAAGATATCCCTAAAATCGCTTGTATGAGTGCGATATTTTTTATAGCTTCTTTTATTCATGTTCCACTTGGCCCTACTTCGATACACTTGATATTAGGGGGTTTAGTTGGGGCTTTTTTAGGCGTGAATGCCTTGCTTGCGATATTTGCTGGGCTTTTGCTTCAAGCTTTATTTTTTGGATATGGTGGGATTAGCGTTTTGGGGGTAAATTTACTTATGTTAGCCTTGCCGTCGATACTTGGTAGGTATTTTGTAAAATTATCACTAAAAGAGTGTAAATATCAAAAAATATACCAACCAATATGCTGGTTTTTAGTAGGATTTATCTCGCTTTTAGGCTCAGCACTGATTTTAAGCGGTGTTTTGGTTTTAAATGGTAAGGAATTTTATGCTATAGCTAGTGTTGCCTTAGCGTCAAATTTGGTTTTGATGATGGTAGAAGGTATAATAAGCTTGTTTGCTATAGGCTTTATTTATAAGGTAAATAGGGGGTTATTAAATTGA
- a CDS encoding energy-coupling factor transporter transmembrane component T, with protein sequence MINPSISLLCFFIFSFFLALSGEIYLTHLLPIIFLSLIKFRYFFEILKRLFFLNLFIILVALSVILSDNYHLALLIFIRSNLIILFGLLLFHKMDFYDMAFGISRLGLGSKISYLFYFCIRFIQIAKMDFYKFKRTLKARNFSHTTSIFAYQTYANLVAMLFLGAFEKSQILEKTMQIRGFNGKFYKLENSLKFGFYDILLIILLLISLIFKQGVLI encoded by the coding sequence ATGATAAATCCATCCATATCGCTACTTTGTTTTTTTATTTTTAGCTTTTTTCTAGCACTTAGCGGGGAGATTTATTTGACACATTTGTTGCCAATTATTTTTCTAAGCTTAATTAAATTTAGATATTTTTTTGAGATTTTAAAACGGCTATTTTTTCTAAATTTATTTATAATTTTAGTCGCTTTAAGCGTGATTTTATCGGATAATTATCATTTAGCACTGCTTATATTTATCCGTTCGAATTTGATTATTTTATTTGGGCTTTTGCTATTTCATAAAATGGATTTTTACGATATGGCTTTTGGTATATCACGCCTTGGTCTTGGGAGCAAGATCAGCTATCTATTTTATTTTTGTATTAGATTTATACAGATAGCGAAGATGGATTTTTATAAATTTAAACGCACTTTAAAGGCTAGAAATTTTAGCCATACAACCTCGATTTTTGCTTATCAAACATATGCTAATTTGGTCGCAATGCTATTTTTAGGTGCGTTTGAAAAATCACAAATACTAGAAAAAACCATGCAAATAAGGGGATTTAATGGCAAATTTTACAAGCTTGAAAATAGCTTAAAATTTGGATTTTATGATATTTTACTTATAATTTTACTCTTAATCTCGCTAATTTTCAAACAAGGAGTTTTGATTTGA
- a CDS encoding DUF4198 domain-containing protein: MNLKSLFVVAGVACAALAHFGVVIPSNSTIDDQEQAKEIITYKFTHPFEGMMMNLDKPVEAGVFTNGKKEIFSNLIEKKDGKMSYYETSYSIKEPGVYQFYMDPKPYFEPAESVFIRHITKTIVDAYGYNDGWDEPIGLKTEIIPLTRPYGLYKGNIFSGKVLYKGKPAKNTIVEIEYLNTKGLKAPGDDYITQEVKTNELGEFSFAMPLAGWWGFSALNEDDKKIKKDGKEYPVEIGAVIWVETKDYE, translated from the coding sequence ATGAATTTAAAATCACTATTTGTAGTTGCAGGAGTTGCGTGTGCGGCGTTGGCTCACTTTGGGGTGGTTATCCCATCAAATTCAACCATAGATGACCAAGAACAAGCCAAAGAGATAATCACATATAAATTCACTCATCCATTTGAAGGTATGATGATGAACTTAGATAAGCCAGTTGAGGCTGGGGTTTTTACTAATGGTAAAAAAGAGATTTTTTCGAATTTAATAGAGAAAAAAGATGGCAAAATGAGCTATTATGAAACTTCATATAGCATTAAAGAGCCTGGCGTTTATCAATTTTATATGGATCCAAAGCCATATTTTGAACCAGCTGAGAGTGTATTTATAAGACATATAACCAAAACTATAGTAGATGCCTACGGATATAATGATGGTTGGGATGAGCCAATAGGGTTAAAAACAGAGATTATACCACTTACTAGACCTTATGGACTTTATAAGGGAAATATCTTTTCAGGCAAGGTTTTATATAAAGGAAAACCGGCTAAAAATACAATTGTTGAGATTGAGTATTTAAATACAAAAGGGCTAAAAGCCCCAGGAGATGACTATATAACTCAAGAGGTTAAGACAAATGAGCTTGGGGAATTTAGCTTTGCTATGCCACTTGCTGGATGGTGGGGATTTTCTGCTTTAAATGAAGATGATAAAAAGATCAAAAAAGATGGCAAAGAGTATCCAGTAGAGATTGGGGCGGTAATTTGGGTAGAGACTAAGGATTATGAATAA
- the clpP gene encoding ATP-dependent Clp endopeptidase proteolytic subunit ClpP: MMIPYVIENDGKGERSYDIYSRLLKDRIIMLTDEIEDRMASAIVAQLLFLEAQDPDKDIYLYINSPGGVVTSGMSIYDTMNYIKPDVCTICIGQAASMGSFLLSSGAKGKRYILPNARVMIHQPLGGAQGQATDMEIRTKEILRIKENLNAILAKNTGQKLAKIIKDTDRDFFMSATEAVEYGIVDTILTKSFK, translated from the coding sequence ATAATGATACCTTATGTAATAGAAAATGATGGCAAAGGCGAGAGAAGCTACGATATATACTCTCGCTTACTTAAAGATCGCATAATTATGCTAACTGATGAGATCGAAGATCGCATGGCTAGTGCTATCGTGGCTCAACTTCTATTTTTAGAAGCACAAGATCCAGATAAAGATATATATCTATATATAAATAGCCCAGGCGGAGTAGTAACTAGCGGAATGAGTATATATGATACGATGAATTATATCAAGCCTGATGTTTGCACCATCTGTATCGGACAGGCTGCTAGTATGGGGTCATTTTTGCTTAGTAGTGGAGCAAAAGGCAAGAGATATATCTTACCAAATGCTAGAGTTATGATACATCAGCCATTAGGTGGAGCGCAAGGTCAAGCTACGGATATGGAGATTAGGACTAAAGAGATCTTAAGAATAAAAGAGAATTTAAATGCTATCTTGGCTAAAAATACAGGCCAAAAACTAGCAAAAATAATAAAAGATACAGATAGGGATTTTTTTATGAGTGCTACTGAAGCAGTAGAGTATGGCATTGTTGATACAATTTTGACAAAAAGTTTTAAATAG
- the fliI gene encoding flagellar protein export ATPase FliI → MSLKNIQNRLAKKINLSSIFGIITKINANNIEISGLRPSIGDIVRIASIDSDKNELGMITGLNQNGASVSPFGFVEGFKVGDRVYASDQGMNIPVGEALLGRVVDPFMNPKDGKGAIECFDFIPIMRAPIPAMKRGLIDEKFSVGIKSIDGLLTCGKGQKVGIFAGSGVGKSTLMGMIVRNTTAPIKVIALIGERGREVPEFIQKNLGGDLTNTIIIVATSDDSSLMRKYGAFCAMSVAEYFKDQGKDVLFMMDSVTRFAMAQREIGLALGEPPTSKGYPPSALTLLPQLMERAGKEDGKGSITAFFTVLVEGDDMSDPIADQSRSILDGHIVLSRELTDFGIYPPINILNSASRVMSDVITKEHKQNANKFKRLFSMLKENEVLIRIGAYQKGVDKELDYAISKKGAMEDFIKQNPDEGVEFDKTIDMLSKIVGTQNP, encoded by the coding sequence TTGAGCCTAAAAAATATCCAAAATCGCCTTGCTAAAAAGATAAATCTATCTAGCATTTTTGGCATAATAACAAAAATTAACGCCAATAATATTGAAATTTCAGGTCTTCGCCCAAGCATTGGCGATATAGTTAGGATTGCTAGCATAGATAGCGATAAAAACGAGCTAGGAATGATAACTGGACTAAATCAAAATGGTGCTAGCGTTAGTCCGTTTGGCTTCGTAGAAGGGTTTAAGGTTGGAGATAGAGTCTATGCAAGTGATCAAGGTATGAATATCCCTGTAGGCGAGGCTTTGCTTGGTAGAGTAGTAGATCCATTTATGAATCCAAAAGATGGTAAAGGCGCTATAGAGTGCTTTGATTTCATACCTATAATGCGAGCTCCAATTCCTGCTATGAAGCGTGGGCTAATTGATGAGAAATTTAGCGTTGGGATTAAGAGTATTGATGGGCTTTTGACCTGTGGAAAGGGGCAAAAAGTCGGGATATTTGCCGGATCTGGCGTGGGTAAATCCACCTTAATGGGAATGATAGTAAGAAACACCACAGCCCCTATAAAGGTAATAGCGTTGATTGGTGAGCGTGGCAGGGAGGTTCCTGAGTTTATCCAAAAAAATTTAGGCGGAGATCTAACCAACACTATAATAATAGTAGCCACAAGCGATGATAGCTCTTTGATGAGAAAATATGGTGCATTTTGCGCTATGAGCGTGGCTGAATACTTCAAAGATCAAGGCAAAGATGTGCTATTTATGATGGATAGCGTCACTAGATTTGCTATGGCACAGCGTGAAATCGGTCTAGCACTAGGTGAGCCACCAACCTCAAAGGGCTATCCGCCAAGCGCTCTTACGCTCCTTCCGCAACTAATGGAAAGAGCAGGAAAAGAAGATGGCAAAGGCTCTATCACGGCATTTTTCACGGTTTTAGTAGAAGGCGATGATATGAGCGATCCCATTGCTGATCAAAGTCGCTCAATCCTAGATGGACATATAGTTTTAAGTAGAGAATTAACTGATTTTGGGATATATCCACCCATAAATATTCTAAATTCAGCAAGTCGTGTAATGAGCGATGTCATCACCAAAGAGCATAAGCAAAATGCTAATAAATTTAAAAGGCTATTTTCTATGCTTAAAGAAAATGAGGTTTTAATCCGCATTGGAGCCTATCAGAAGGGCGTAGATAAGGAGCTTGACTACGCTATTAGCAAAAAGGGTGCTATGGAGGATTTTATAAAACAAAATCCAGATGAAGGGGTGGAATTTGACAAAACTATAGATATGCTATCTAAAATAGTTGGCACTCAAAATCCATAA
- a CDS encoding energy-coupling factor ABC transporter ATP-binding protein, whose translation MSCSVTLKNVKAKIGDKILFENLNLNLSHKEKIAIIGQNGCGKSTLLEIIGGLKMPLEGSVEIFHEPMKSLDDFRKYRNLLGFLFQNSDDQFIAPSVIEDVAFSLLAKGASNDEARKRAEFMLGELGILHLKNEIVFYLSGGQKKLVALAGVLIAQPKILLLDEPTTALDYEMQIKVANILESLDIAQIIVSHDKEFINKVVDKVYFLTKDGLNLEA comes from the coding sequence TTGAGCTGTTCTGTAACTTTGAAAAATGTAAAAGCCAAAATTGGCGATAAAATTTTATTTGAAAATCTAAATTTAAATCTCTCTCATAAAGAAAAGATCGCCATAATAGGTCAAAATGGCTGCGGCAAATCAACTCTCCTTGAGATAATAGGCGGTCTTAAAATGCCTTTAGAAGGTAGCGTGGAGATATTTCACGAACCTATGAAAAGCTTAGATGATTTTAGAAAATATAGAAATTTACTTGGATTTTTATTTCAAAATAGTGATGATCAATTTATCGCTCCAAGTGTAATTGAAGATGTGGCTTTTAGCCTTTTAGCAAAGGGGGCAAGCAATGATGAAGCTAGAAAACGAGCTGAGTTTATGCTTGGTGAGCTTGGGATTTTACACCTTAAAAATGAGATAGTTTTTTATCTCTCTGGCGGTCAAAAGAAGCTTGTAGCCTTAGCTGGAGTTTTGATAGCTCAGCCTAAAATCCTTTTGCTTGATGAGCCAACGACTGCGCTTGATTATGAAATGCAAATAAAGGTAGCAAATATCCTTGAGAGTTTGGATATAGCTCAAATCATCGTTTCACACGATAAGGAGTTTATAAATAAGGTAGTTG
- the def gene encoding peptide deformylase yields the protein MVLEVLEYPDKRLFELSVEVDKFDTQLGEFLDNMYDTMIAKSGIGLAAIQVGRPIRALIINLVNDKDIQDKADLLEIINPKFIKKDGEQLYQEGCLSVPGYYEEVKRAASVVVEYQDRFGNHHIIEADGLLAVALQHENDHLDGHLFIEKIGFNKRKKFDKEYKKKPKRKPL from the coding sequence ATGGTTTTAGAAGTTTTAGAATATCCTGATAAAAGGCTTTTTGAGCTTAGTGTTGAGGTGGATAAATTTGATACTCAGCTTGGCGAATTTTTGGATAATATGTATGATACGATGATCGCTAAAAGCGGAATTGGTCTAGCTGCGATACAAGTAGGCCGGCCGATTAGAGCTTTGATTATTAATCTAGTAAATGATAAGGATATCCAAGATAAAGCCGATCTATTAGAGATAATCAATCCAAAATTTATCAAAAAAGATGGCGAACAGCTCTATCAAGAGGGCTGCTTGAGTGTGCCTGGATACTATGAGGAGGTCAAAAGGGCTGCTAGTGTGGTTGTGGAGTATCAAGATAGATTTGGCAACCATCACATTATCGAAGCTGATGGCTTGCTAGCCGTGGCACTTCAGCATGAAAACGACCATTTGGACGGGCATCTATTTATAGAGAAAATTGGCTTTAATAAGCGTAAAAAATTTGATAAAGAGTATAAGAAAAAGCCAAAACGCAAACCGCTATGA
- the tig gene encoding trigger factor: protein MEVNAKLTNSVNATATTTLKADEIKQKVEKLAQKSAKNVKIDGFRPGKVPVAEIIKRYGKDLQNDARGELYRDFISEFVRLVNKSDADIISEPRVLKFDEKDGNIDVEVEISFRPSVDITGYEELIPSFEEPKVQKSEIDAKIDEILNMLAPLKKVEKDSLEKGDFAKFDFEGFVDGETFEGGKAEGYVLEIGSGQFIPGFEDGMIGLKVGEERDINVTFPAEYGAAHLAGKAAVFKVKLHEIQVKETPKLDEETLKKILPNEENPTAKLLEDRISDQIKAEKLAKLVSDELKPNFAKAAVEKFSFDLPNNIVEQEIDMQFRNNWMSFSDEERKQFQEDPKALEAQRAKYRDDALNSVKLTFIIDELAKVRNINVADNEILQTIYFEAYRYGADPKEHLENYKKQGMIPAVKMALIEEKLFSDLFNKKAENK, encoded by the coding sequence ATGGAAGTTAATGCTAAACTTACAAATTCAGTAAATGCTACTGCGACAACGACTTTAAAAGCAGATGAAATAAAACAAAAAGTAGAAAAATTAGCACAAAAATCAGCTAAAAATGTAAAAATAGATGGATTTCGTCCTGGTAAGGTGCCAGTAGCTGAAATTATCAAAAGATATGGCAAAGATCTACAAAATGACGCTCGTGGCGAGCTTTATAGGGATTTTATCAGCGAATTTGTAAGATTAGTTAATAAATCAGACGCAGATATAATATCTGAACCAAGGGTGCTTAAATTTGATGAAAAAGATGGAAATATAGATGTTGAAGTTGAAATTTCATTTCGCCCAAGTGTAGATATAACTGGATATGAAGAGCTTATCCCAAGCTTTGAAGAGCCAAAGGTGCAAAAGAGCGAAATTGATGCGAAAATAGATGAAATTTTAAATATGTTAGCTCCGCTTAAAAAGGTAGAGAAAGATAGTTTAGAAAAGGGCGACTTTGCTAAATTCGATTTTGAGGGCTTTGTAGATGGGGAGACCTTTGAAGGTGGTAAGGCAGAGGGTTATGTCCTTGAGATTGGTAGCGGTCAGTTTATCCCAGGATTTGAAGATGGTATGATCGGTTTAAAAGTTGGCGAAGAAAGAGATATCAATGTTACATTCCCAGCTGAGTATGGTGCGGCTCACCTTGCTGGTAAAGCGGCGGTATTTAAAGTAAAATTACATGAAATTCAAGTCAAAGAGACTCCAAAATTAGATGAAGAAACTCTAAAGAAAATTTTGCCAAATGAAGAAAATCCAACCGCTAAACTATTAGAAGATCGTATAAGCGATCAGATTAAAGCTGAAAAATTAGCTAAATTAGTATCAGATGAGCTAAAACCAAATTTTGCTAAAGCAGCTGTGGAGAAATTTAGCTTTGACTTGCCAAATAATATAGTAGAGCAAGAGATCGATATGCAATTTAGAAATAATTGGATGAGCTTTAGCGATGAAGAGCGTAAGCAATTCCAAGAAGATCCAAAAGCGCTAGAGGCTCAAAGAGCAAAATATAGAGATGATGCTTTAAATAGCGTTAAACTAACATTTATCATAGATGAGTTAGCAAAGGTAAGAAATATAAATGTAGCTGATAATGAAATTTTACAGACAATATATTTTGAAGCTTATAGATATGGCGCAGATCCAAAAGAGCACTTAGAAAATTACAAAAAACAAGGCATGATCCCAGCTGTGAAAATGGCTTTAATAGAAGAGAAATTGTTCTCAGATCTATTTAACAAAAAAGCTGAGAATAAATAA
- a CDS encoding GGDEF domain-containing protein — MVKLDEDKAAIKETTTISNGAPAKPAAPRPSVPSTQDENVDLNKFSSSVLKQLLAENIQPTPDNFDIYFRKLLENKPANFQKKVLELLDFSKEDKLDRQALIEKDIKTGFAQIRSMMQLISLIYKNLGIMKGIAKKRLSEMNSNANPLEVQGSIKAFGLELEKLNILMDRHINAIRASYEEVDKIFKNVEDNSIYDSKFEVYNKKYLLKILYDEFDDVKRYKYNVSIMLIRVKDKVLNAIPSIKDKNGILRNIAKILLKTSRRSDIVAHYGDGCFAMVMKHTDLESAKKAAQRVAELLYQTTFFMGEDELDMDMEIAVGAINPDSSIEEILSALLDALPKSAKGVKLFESVEA, encoded by the coding sequence ATGGTTAAACTAGATGAAGATAAGGCAGCTATAAAGGAGACTACCACTATATCTAATGGTGCACCGGCTAAGCCAGCTGCACCTCGTCCAAGTGTCCCAAGTACTCAAGATGAGAATGTAGATTTAAATAAATTTTCATCATCTGTCTTAAAACAGCTACTTGCTGAGAATATCCAGCCAACACCTGATAATTTTGATATATATTTTAGAAAGCTATTAGAGAATAAACCGGCAAATTTTCAAAAGAAAGTTTTAGAGCTACTAGATTTTAGCAAAGAAGATAAGCTTGATCGCCAAGCTCTAATAGAAAAGGATATTAAAACTGGATTTGCTCAAATTCGCTCTATGATGCAATTAATATCGCTGATATACAAAAATTTAGGAATTATGAAAGGCATAGCTAAAAAGCGTTTAAGCGAGATGAACTCAAATGCAAATCCACTTGAAGTCCAAGGAAGCATAAAGGCCTTTGGGCTAGAACTTGAGAAGCTAAATATCTTAATGGATCGCCATATAAACGCTATTAGAGCTAGTTATGAAGAGGTGGATAAAATCTTTAAAAATGTAGAGGATAACTCTATTTATGACTCTAAATTTGAAGTTTATAACAAAAAATATCTATTAAAAATCCTATATGATGAATTTGATGATGTCAAACGCTATAAATATAATGTTAGCATAATGCTAATTCGCGTTAAAGATAAGGTTTTAAATGCGATCCCAAGCATAAAAGATAAAAATGGAATTTTAAGAAATATAGCCAAAATTTTATTAAAAACCTCAAGAAGAAGCGATATAGTCGCACACTATGGGGATGGATGTTTTGCTATGGTGATGAAACACACAGACTTAGAAAGTGCTAAAAAGGCTGCTCAAAGGGTGGCTGAATTGCTATATCAAACTACATTTTTTATGGGTGAAGATGAGCTAGATATGGATATGGAGATCGCAGTTGGAGCTATCAATCCAGATAGTAGTATAGAAGAGATACTCTCAGCACTTCTTGATGCACTTCCTAAGAGTGCTAAGGGTGTTAAGCTCTTTGAGAGCGTAGAGGCGTGA